The Halobellus sp. MBLA0158 genome includes the window TCCGATGGTGATGGAGGGACATGACCACTAACGGACAGTTCGTCGAGGGTTCTACAGTATCGATTGAGTCCGTCGGTCGTTCTTGGGCACATCCGCTGACGTGACCATACCGAATATGCTCCCGTGACTCTTGAGCGGAGGGAATTGGAAGCCGAATTTATGTTACCCGCCTTTGAATTCCGACTGAATGTACGACCGAATCCTCCTGTCGACTGATGGAACTGTTGCATCTGAAGAGGCTGAAACGCACGCACTCGAGCTCGCAGCCGCCCACGACGCAGTCCTTCATGTGCTCTACGTCGTCGACGAGGATGTCGTGACTGCGTACAGCGGGGACGAGTACGTCGACGAGGCTGAAGGACCCGAACACGGTCTCGAAGAACACGGCGATGAGACGCTTTCGGAACTCCGACACCGAGCCGCAGAGGCCGATGTCGATGTCGAGACGTCGATGCAACATGGCCGCCCCGCTGAGACTATCGTGAACCACGCAGACGACTGTGACGCCGATCTCCTCGTGCTCGGCACCAAACGCCGGCCGGACGAATATCGGGCGTTGCTCGGAAGTGTCACCGACCGCGTTCTCCGATTGACGACGCGTCCGGCAACCGTCGTGAAAACTGAAGTCAGCGAATAGGAAACGACCGCCCTCTACCGTCCATCATCTGGTGTGAGGCGGGCGCGACGGCGGTCGAATTCCTCGTCGTCGATCTCGCCACGGGCGTACCGCTCTTGGAGGACCGCGAGTGCGCTATCCTCGGCGGGGCCGTTCGATTGCGGCCGCGTCCCCAGCCAGTAGATGAGACCGAGGGGGACGACGACGAGGAGTGCCATCCACAGGAGACCGAACAGCATCATCCCCCAGCCCCAGCCACCCCAGCCGGTTATGTGGCCATCGTTCCACATGCCGTCATGCCAGCCCCACATCATTGCATCTGGGACGGTCGCGTGCGTTAGCGCCATTCCGGCGACGACGGCCAGTGCCAGCGCTCCAACGACGATGAGTCCCAGAGAACGAATCCCGCGTGCTTGAATTGGATTTTGCATTGTTGTACTCCCAAAGGGCTCGGCGTGGTTAGCCGAGGATGTATTCGAGGGCGGGGTAGCGCTCGACGAGCGTCTCGCCGCCGACGTCCATCGCGAACGGCATCCACCATCTCGACCGCTCGGAGGACGTCGACGCCATCATCGTCGGTCGGGGCGGTGGGAGCGATTCGAACCTCCAAGCCTTCAACACCAAGCGGGTTGCGAAGGCGATCTTCACCGCGAATACCCCGGTGGTCACCGCGCTTGGACACACCGATGACCGGCTCATCGCGGATCAGGTGGCGGACGTCGCGACGATCACGCCGACAGCCGCCGGCGAGTATATCGTGAACTCCCGCCAAGAGTTCCTTGCGAGTGAGATCGAGCCGCTGGAGCAACAGCTCGACGCCGCGTACGAGACTTTCCAGCAGGACCACGAACACGAACAGGAGCTCGCCGAAGCAGTCGATGAAGCGACCGCACCCGAGGGCCTCCCACCGATTTACTACAAGGTCGCCATCGTAGTGCTGCTGTTGCTATTGTTGGTCATCACCGGGCTTTGGTTGGGGGTGATCTAACCGTGGCAAAAGACTCCGAAATCCACGATCGGGTGAGTCGCGTCGAGGAGATTATTGAACAGCTCGACGCGGACGAGTGCGACCTCGATGAAGGTACTGCACTCCACGAGGAAGGTGAGGAACTCTTGGCCGAAGTGCGAGAGATCCTCGACGAGGGGAGTGGCGAAGTTGTAGAGCTCGAGTAAGCGAGCTGATTCTCAGCTTTAACCAACAGATTCCCCATCGCACTCGGCAAGTGTTGGTTAATACCTTTCTACGAGGGCAACAAGTAATTTGGTTATAATTTACTCAACAAATTTGCAGTTATTGCTGGCCAGAAAGCATTTAGGTATCATCCAGCCACCGCGCCAATATGTACCGGGACTCAGCCGGTGCATACC containing:
- a CDS encoding SHOCT domain-containing protein; translation: MWNDGHITGWGGWGWGMMLFGLLWMALLVVVPLGLIYWLGTRPQSNGPAEDSALAVLQERYARGEIDDEEFDRRRARLTPDDGR
- a CDS encoding universal stress protein — encoded protein: MYDRILLSTDGTVASEEAETHALELAAAHDAVLHVLYVVDEDVVTAYSGDEYVDEAEGPEHGLEEHGDETLSELRHRAAEADVDVETSMQHGRPAETIVNHADDCDADLLVLGTKRRPDEYRALLGSVTDRVLRLTTRPATVVKTEVSE
- a CDS encoding exodeoxyribonuclease VII large subunit, which codes for MVGRGGGSDSNLQAFNTKRVAKAIFTANTPVVTALGHTDDRLIADQVADVATITPTAAGEYIVNSRQEFLASEIEPLEQQLDAAYETFQQDHEHEQELAEAVDEATAPEGLPPIYYKVAIVVLLLLLLVITGLWLGVI
- the xseB gene encoding exodeoxyribonuclease VII small subunit; translation: MAKDSEIHDRVSRVEEIIEQLDADECDLDEGTALHEEGEELLAEVREILDEGSGEVVELE